The sequence TTGGCGGGCAGCAAACCGAGGGACACGGAATTGTGGCTCTTCCTCAGAAGGCAAAGGAGCTTACGGATTTAAACAGCTTTAAAGGCAAAACGATTGCCACTGTAAGGCTTGCCACGGGAGACGTTATTTTCAGGGCTGCATTGTCGGAAGCAGGCATTGACTGGAAAAATGAACTGACAATTAATGAGTTGGATTCACCGGCAGCGGTACTTGAGGCTGTGAAGAAAGGAAGTGTTGATGCAGGTATTGTGTGGACTCCTTTTATTAAACTTGGAGAAAAGCAGGGACTTGAAATAGTAAAATACTCCGGAGAACTGGTTAAAATGCATACTTGCTGCCGTCAGGTTGCCCTCTCATCTAATGTAAAGGAAAACAAAGAAGACTTTGTAAGGTTTATGGCAGCTTTGATAAAGGCATACAAATTCTATATGGAAAATCAGGATGAAACAGTGGATATTATTGCGAAATATGCAAAAGTTGACAAAGACATTATAAAGGAAGAAACATACGGAGGCCATATATACAGCATACCTGACCCTGACAAAGAGGGAGTTATAAGGTTCTGGGACCTTATAAACAAGTCCGGATATATCAGTTCTGATCTCAATATTGAAAATTTTATAGACACATCAATCTATAAGCTTGCTCTTGAAGATGTTCTTAAGGAGTATCCAAATGATGAGGTTTATAAGAAGCTAAAAGCAGACTTTAAGGAGTAAAGGGGAAGTAAGACTATGAGTAAAATTTGCTTGCAGAATGTATCCCTGGAGTATGAAGAAGACAATAGCAGATTTTGTGCCATCAAGGATATCAGTATGTCCATAAACGAAGGGGAATTTGTAAGTATCATCGGGCCGAGCGGGTGCGGCAAAAGCACGCTTTTGAGCCTGCTGACAGGTCTTAATTTCCCTACTGACGGATATATTTTGCTCGACGGAAAGCAGATTCAGGGTACCGGCACGGAAAGAGGGGTTGTTTTTCAGCATTATTCATTGTTTCCCTGGATGACTGCCCGTAAAAATTTGATTTTTGGCTTAAAGCAGGTCTATAAGAAAAAAAGCAAAAAGGAAATAGAGGAAATTGCTGATAGGTACCTGGAGCTGGTGGGAC comes from Acetivibrio thermocellus ATCC 27405 and encodes:
- a CDS encoding ABC transporter substrate-binding protein; this translates as MKKGLRMKKKILTGIISFLITSILLSGCGGQKVQKTNLEDSGTGRELKKFKVGYLASPGHVLYFVAKEKGFFEEEGLDVELFLFTNSGEGLNAISSGKVDVGSFGTAAPLTFISKGTDFVIFGGQQTEGHGIVALPQKAKELTDLNSFKGKTIATVRLATGDVIFRAALSEAGIDWKNELTINELDSPAAVLEAVKKGSVDAGIVWTPFIKLGEKQGLEIVKYSGELVKMHTCCRQVALSSNVKENKEDFVRFMAALIKAYKFYMENQDETVDIIAKYAKVDKDIIKEETYGGHIYSIPDPDKEGVIRFWDLINKSGYISSDLNIENFIDTSIYKLALEDVLKEYPNDEVYKKLKADFKE